CCTTCATCCTTCATCCTTAAACTCTTTTATCCTTTACCCTTTCTTTTTTTCCTTGTCTCTCATCCGCCTCGCTGATATCGCATTCCTGGAAGCTGGGAAATCAATCCCATTAATTCCAACTGGGCGAGGGAACTGAGGACAGTTGCCGTATCTAATCCAACCTGTTGCACAATTAGGTCGATCGCCAGAGGTTCCAGGGGTACGGCTTCAAAGACCTGTTTGAGCACGGGTTCTCCAATTAACGGCTCTAGAATGCGCGGTTGAGGACGGCTCATCTCCAGTTCATCCTCATCCTCTTCCTCAAAGAGGGAGAGTTGGTTAGTGGGGAGTTGCGCAGTGTCAAGTTGGGGGAGTGACTCTAGAGCCGCCAAAAGCTGCTTTTCTCCCAAGATCATATGGGCTCCTGTGTTGATTAATTCCAGGCAACCTTTGGAGCGATTGTTATCCAATGATCCGGGTAGGGCGTAAACTTCCCGGCAGTAGTCATTAGCAAGACGAGCGGTAATGAGTGCCCCTGACTTATGAGGAGCTTCCATCACCAGGACGACACGGCTCAAACCAGCGATGATGCGGTTACGTCGCGGAAAATGGGTGCGATCGGGTTGAGAGCCAGCTGGATATTCACTTAACAGCAATCCCTGTTGTTGCACCTGTTGAGATAGGTTGCGGTTTGACCAGGGATAAACCATATCAACCCCGGTGCCTAACACGGCGATCGTCCGTCCTCCCGCACCCAGGCAAGCATGGTGAGTCTCGGTATCTACTCCTTCGGCTAAACCAGAGACGATGGTGTAGCCTGCCTGCGCTAAAGCGGCTGTAATTCGACGAGTCCAGCGTCTGCCATAGTCGGTCGGTTCACGAGTGCCGACGATCGCCACACAAGGAATGATGCCCTGATTTTCCAACGGCTCCACAACGCCACTGTAGTACAGCACTGGCGGTGGATCAGGAATTTCGAGCAGTAGCCGGGGATAGTCTGGATCAGCAGGAGTCCAAAAGTGGGGGTTTTCCTGCTCGTGCTGCTGCAAAACGGCGTCTGGATCAAGGGGCGATCGCCCCTTCACCGCGATAGCAGAAATTTGTTCCCCAACGCCTTCCACTGCTTCGAGGGCAGTAGCACTGGCATACCAGGCTTCACTCAACGTGCCAAAGTGACGCTGCAACCGCAATAACAGTGTCGGACCAATTCCGGCAATTCTAGACCAGGCGACCCAAAACGCACGTTCTTCTGGCAATTCCTACTCCTTGCAACCCCTAAAGTTATTCTTCTACTCTGCCGTTATATGAGTTCTAAATCATCATGCCCATTCTGCAAATGGTTTCAACAGAGCAGCGAGTCCGTTCTGTCAGGGTGTCAGCACTATTATTCCAACATAGTTTTAGCTCACCTGTTGGGTGCGTTGTTGCTTGAGATAGGCGAATACGCTTTTGTCACCGATATCAGGCGGAATCGGTTGAATGATTTTACGGATGGCGAAAACCAAAAATAACGCTGCCCAGGTTGCTAACAAGACACGCTCAAAATCGGCGGATAGAATACCAGTCAGGTGCCCTAACAGCAACAGGGGAACCAGGGGGGTCAGCAGTTTAGTTTCAAGGCGGTTGAAGCAGAAGGCTTCCTTAAAGAAAATGCCCGTCAAAG
This DNA window, taken from Oscillatoria sp. FACHB-1407, encodes the following:
- the dprA gene encoding DNA-processing protein DprA; translated protein: MPEERAFWVAWSRIAGIGPTLLLRLQRHFGTLSEAWYASATALEAVEGVGEQISAIAVKGRSPLDPDAVLQQHEQENPHFWTPADPDYPRLLLEIPDPPPVLYYSGVVEPLENQGIIPCVAIVGTREPTDYGRRWTRRITAALAQAGYTIVSGLAEGVDTETHHACLGAGGRTIAVLGTGVDMVYPWSNRNLSQQVQQQGLLLSEYPAGSQPDRTHFPRRNRIIAGLSRVVLVMEAPHKSGALITARLANDYCREVYALPGSLDNNRSKGCLELINTGAHMILGEKQLLAALESLPQLDTAQLPTNQLSLFEEEDEDELEMSRPQPRILEPLIGEPVLKQVFEAVPLEPLAIDLIVQQVGLDTATVLSSLAQLELMGLISQLPGMRYQRGG